From one Suricata suricatta isolate VVHF042 chromosome 8, meerkat_22Aug2017_6uvM2_HiC, whole genome shotgun sequence genomic stretch:
- the SEPHS2 gene encoding selenide, water dikinase 2, with protein sequence MAEAAAPGAGGEVVAAAEGSGSAGLSLGRGFSSYRPFEPQSLGLSPSWRLTGFSGMKGUGCKVPQETLLKLLAGLTRPDVRPPSGLGLVGSHEEAAQEGGLAAGADPNPTIPALGIGMDSCVIPLRHGGLSLVQTTDFFYPLVEDPYMMGRIACANVLSDLYAMGITECDNMLMLLSVSQSMTEEEREKITPLMIKGFRDAAEEGGTAVTGGQTVVNPWIIVGGVATVVCQPNEFIMPDSAVVGDVLVLTKPLGTQVAVNAHQWLDNPERWNKINMVVSREEVELAYQEAMFNMATLNRTAAGLMHTFNAHAATDITGFGILGHSQNLAKQQRNEVSFVIHNLPIIAKMAAISKASGRFGLLQGTSAETSGGLLICLPREQAARFCSEIKSSKYGEGHQAWIVGIVEKGNRTARIIDKPRVIEVLPRGATATALAPENSNAASEPSS encoded by the coding sequence ATGGCGGAAGCGGCGGCGCCGGGCGCCGGCGGAGAGGTGGTGGCGGCGGCGGAAGGCTCGGGCTCCGCCGGCTTGTCTCTGGGCCGCGGCTTCTCGAGCTACCGGCCCTTCGAGCCccagtctctgggcctcagcccgAGCTGGCGGCTGACGGGCTTCTCCGGCATGAAGGGCTGAGGCTGCAAAGTCCCCCAGGAGACGCTGCTCAAACTCCTGGCGGGACTGACGCGGCCAGACGTTCGGCCCCCGTCGGGTCTGGGCCTGGTCGGAAGCCATGAGGAGGCGGCCCAGGAAGGCGGCCTGGCGGCCGGGGCGGACCCCAACCCAACCATTCCAGCCCTGGGCATTGGGATGGACTCCTGCGTCATACCCCTGAGGCACGGGGGCCTGTCACTGGTGCAGACCACGGACTTCTTCTACCCCTTAGTGGAAGATCCCTACATGATGGGGCGCATAGCTTGTGCCAACGTGCTGAGTGACCTCTACGCCATGGGTATTACTGAATGTGACAACATGTTGATGTTACTCAGCGTCAGCCAGAGTATGACTGAGGAGGAACGAGAAAAGATAACACCGCTCATGATCAAAGGCTTTCGAGATGCTGCTGAGGAAGGAGGTACTGCGGTGACTGGTGGACAAACGGTAGTAAACCCTTGGATTATCGTCGGAGGGGTTGCCACTGTGGTATGTCAGCCCAATGAATTCATAATGCCTGACAGTGCAGTTGTTGGGGATGTGCTCGTGTTAACCAAACCCTTAGGAACCCAGGTTGCTGTCAATGCCCACCAATGGCTGGATAATCCTGaaagatggaataaaataaatatggtggTCTCCAGAGAAGAGGTAGAGCTAGCTTATCAGGAAGCCATGTTCAATATGGCTACCCTAAACAGAACTGCTGCTGGACTAATGCACACGTTTAATGCACACGCAGCCACAGATATCACAGGCTTTGGCATTCTAGGACACTCTCAGAATCTTGcgaaacaacaaagaaatgaggTGTCATTTGTCATTCATAATTTGCCAATCATTGCCAAGATGGCTGCTATCAGCAAGGCCAGTGGGCGCTTTGGGCTCCTTCAAGGAACCTCAGCAGAAACTTCTGGGGGATTACTGATTTGTCTGCCAAGAGAACAGGCAGCTCGATTTTGTTCTGAAATCAAATCTTCCAAGTATGGAGAGGGTCACCAAGCATGGATCGTTGGTATTGTGGAAAAGGGAAACCGGACAGCTAGGATCATTGACAAGCCTCGAGTTATTGAGGTCCTACCTCGTGGGGCCACCGCTACTGCTCTCGCTCCTGAAAATTCCAATGCTGCCTCTGAGCCTAGCTCCTGA